One genomic window of Eggerthella timonensis includes the following:
- a CDS encoding DEAD/DEAH box helicase, with product MDEAREPTPYALDRFSGEVHGWFLDAFPAGPTRLQQRAWDVIEDGDNALVIAPTGSGKTLAAFLFAIDELMREKARSAQLPKKERPGKGVRVLYISPLKALGADVERNLQAPLAGIAARLAADGAAAVEVRTGMRTGDTTPEARRSLQRNPPDILITTPESLYLMLTSQARETLRTVETVIVDEVHALAGSKRGAHLALSLERLDDLLEAPAQRIGLSATVRPRDEIARFLGGPHPVRVVASEGRPDMDVRVRVPVRDMTAVPVYGGSDLTGGDAGKRGGGRAGGPRRAPAEDAWKSDRAMRAAMASRALPTGATSPDSRVGTSSIWPYIEATILDEVLAHRTTIVFVNSRGLCEKLTARLNDLYAKRMGIARGVDEDASPAPIRSDLGSTTELSTGAPAIIAKAHHGSVSKEKRLQVERELKAGDLPCVVATSSLELGIDMGSIDLVLQVAAPPSVASALQRIGRANHQVGGRSAGSIFPRTRTEIIDAAVAAEGMYEGRIEQTALVKNALDVLAQQTVAAVAMDELAADDWYDTVRRAAPYAELPRRAFDAVLGMLAGLYATSDLAEFSPRIVWDRENGRLKARPGSQRQAVMSAGTIPDRGMFSVVLPEGGGNEGRRRVGELDEEMVYESRVGDIITLGTSSWRISEITRDRVIVEPAPGRSARLPFWHGEGVGRPAETGRMRGAFLRAIAGGIEGDDVEAEDGAFGVAVGVRERLAADGLDDDAQRNLVELVRAQRAATGTIPDDKTLVVERCEDEQGDWRVLLHSPYGRRVHEPWAMAVSDRIAQVYGYDAQAMAADDGIVLRIPMTETRLPGAELFVFDPDELDRIVRDRVNSTSLFAARFRECAARALLMSPIAPGKRAPLWQQRLKAGQLLEAARREREFPILAETARECLQDVYDMPALHELMDQVQAGSVRLVEAQTSVPSPFAAPLLFGYVGEHLYAGDLPHAEQRASLLSLDPTLLGELLGSADLGEVLDAEVTDDVESSLQRLAADRRVRGVEGVADLLRVLGPLSVEDVAQRLEPTVDAEAGDATAVEEDARAALEELYAAHRAFPVAIGGVERWAATDDAQRLRDGLGSTIPPWASAGADAELQEEEGARHPLDELLARYASTHGPFSAEAAAARFGVGVAVAHDSLVRLASAGRLMQGRFGEDSDGRVLAWVDAGVFRRLRSLSLARARRAVQAVGQDAYLRFLLDCQGVGPLGEEGFEGVDGVAQVIAQFEGVFLPAGAWEGHVFPSRVRDWRPGMLDELLASGDVVWAGARREGDDEDAPPSRPSESRSRGGREREGVGLVAFFPTDSPFAPVQADLADAPSDVPDAASSTVPPTVEQAVVDALGFGGGLFFRQIVDAVRRRLAPEFVDEAAVAVVMRELMWDGRATNDTFAPVRAALDAAGSAGPKPCSAPKRRVSSRRSGLRPADQSVMRGIASAQAAVGAALSGRWSLTMPSPANDTVRAIALVESMLDRYGVISRDVAQLSGVPGGLGALFPVLRQMEDTGEVLRGAFVQGLGPAQFAARQTVDVLRTYEANDDAAARSETVVLAADDPASLFGAGIPWPPVAFGDGAPQAERPARPTRRAGGLVVVRGGAAVLYAAPALRSLLSFTHDGEALADAVRALVAHEKRALKRAGAEGARKKVVVESFNDQPVLATPVADLLREEGLVRLPDGFRLYVDPFR from the coding sequence ATGGACGAAGCACGCGAGCCCACCCCCTATGCCCTCGACCGATTCTCAGGCGAGGTGCACGGCTGGTTCCTCGACGCCTTCCCGGCAGGGCCCACGCGGTTGCAGCAGCGGGCCTGGGACGTCATCGAGGACGGCGACAACGCGCTCGTCATCGCGCCCACCGGCTCGGGCAAGACGCTCGCGGCGTTCCTGTTCGCCATCGACGAGCTCATGCGGGAAAAGGCCCGCAGCGCGCAGCTGCCGAAGAAGGAGCGTCCCGGCAAAGGCGTGCGGGTGCTGTACATCTCGCCGTTGAAGGCCCTCGGCGCGGACGTGGAGCGCAACCTGCAAGCGCCGCTCGCGGGCATCGCGGCGCGGCTCGCGGCGGACGGCGCCGCCGCGGTCGAGGTGCGCACGGGCATGCGCACGGGCGACACGACGCCCGAGGCGCGCCGCAGCCTGCAGCGCAACCCGCCTGACATACTCATCACCACGCCCGAATCGCTCTACCTCATGCTCACCTCGCAGGCGCGCGAGACGCTGCGCACGGTGGAGACGGTCATCGTCGACGAGGTGCACGCGTTGGCGGGCAGCAAGCGCGGCGCGCATCTGGCCCTGAGCCTCGAGCGCCTCGACGACCTGCTGGAAGCGCCGGCGCAACGCATCGGGCTGTCGGCCACCGTGCGCCCGCGCGACGAGATCGCGCGCTTTTTGGGCGGCCCGCATCCTGTGCGCGTGGTCGCCTCCGAGGGCCGGCCCGACATGGACGTGCGCGTGCGGGTGCCCGTGCGCGACATGACGGCCGTGCCGGTGTACGGGGGAAGCGACCTGACCGGCGGCGACGCGGGGAAGCGCGGCGGAGGCCGTGCGGGCGGACCGCGCCGCGCGCCGGCGGAGGACGCCTGGAAGTCCGACCGCGCGATGCGCGCCGCCATGGCGAGCCGCGCGCTGCCGACGGGCGCGACGAGCCCTGACAGCCGCGTGGGCACGTCGTCCATCTGGCCCTACATCGAAGCGACGATTCTCGACGAGGTGCTGGCGCACCGCACCACCATCGTGTTCGTCAACTCGCGCGGCCTGTGCGAGAAGCTCACCGCCCGGCTGAACGACCTGTACGCGAAGCGGATGGGCATCGCGCGCGGCGTCGACGAGGACGCTTCGCCCGCGCCCATCCGCTCGGATCTCGGCTCCACGACGGAGTTGTCCACGGGCGCGCCCGCCATCATCGCGAAGGCGCACCACGGCTCGGTGTCGAAGGAGAAGCGCTTGCAGGTGGAGCGCGAGCTGAAAGCGGGCGATCTGCCGTGCGTGGTGGCCACGTCCTCGCTCGAGCTGGGCATCGACATGGGATCCATCGACCTCGTGCTGCAGGTGGCCGCCCCGCCGTCGGTGGCCAGCGCCCTGCAGCGCATCGGCCGTGCGAACCACCAGGTGGGCGGCCGTTCGGCGGGATCCATCTTCCCGCGCACGCGCACCGAGATCATCGACGCGGCCGTGGCGGCCGAGGGCATGTACGAGGGCCGAATCGAGCAGACGGCGCTCGTGAAGAACGCGCTCGACGTGCTGGCGCAGCAGACGGTGGCCGCCGTTGCCATGGACGAGCTCGCTGCGGACGACTGGTACGACACCGTGCGCCGCGCGGCGCCCTACGCCGAGCTGCCGCGCCGTGCGTTCGATGCGGTGCTGGGCATGCTTGCGGGCCTGTATGCCACGTCCGACCTGGCAGAATTCTCGCCCCGCATCGTATGGGATCGCGAGAACGGCCGGTTGAAGGCGCGTCCCGGCTCGCAGCGCCAAGCCGTCATGTCGGCGGGCACCATCCCCGACCGCGGCATGTTCTCGGTGGTGCTTCCCGAAGGAGGGGGCAACGAGGGCCGGAGACGCGTGGGCGAGCTCGACGAGGAGATGGTGTACGAATCGCGCGTGGGCGACATCATCACGCTCGGCACCAGCTCATGGCGCATCAGCGAAATCACGCGCGACCGCGTGATCGTGGAGCCCGCGCCCGGGAGATCCGCCCGGCTGCCGTTCTGGCATGGCGAAGGGGTGGGGCGGCCCGCCGAGACGGGGCGCATGCGCGGCGCGTTCCTGCGCGCGATCGCCGGCGGCATCGAAGGAGACGACGTGGAGGCGGAAGACGGCGCCTTCGGCGTCGCCGTCGGCGTGCGCGAGCGCCTGGCCGCGGACGGCCTCGACGACGACGCGCAGCGCAACCTCGTGGAGCTCGTCCGCGCGCAACGCGCGGCTACGGGGACGATCCCCGACGACAAGACGCTCGTGGTGGAGCGCTGCGAGGACGAACAGGGCGATTGGCGCGTGCTGCTGCACTCGCCGTACGGTCGTCGCGTGCACGAGCCGTGGGCGATGGCGGTGTCCGACCGTATCGCCCAGGTGTACGGCTACGACGCGCAGGCAATGGCGGCCGACGACGGCATCGTGCTGCGCATCCCCATGACCGAAACGCGCCTGCCGGGGGCGGAGCTGTTCGTGTTCGACCCTGACGAGCTCGACCGCATCGTGCGCGACCGCGTGAACTCCACCTCGCTGTTCGCGGCGCGGTTTCGCGAGTGCGCGGCGCGCGCCCTGCTCATGTCGCCCATTGCGCCGGGCAAGCGCGCGCCGCTGTGGCAGCAGCGCCTCAAGGCCGGCCAGCTGCTGGAAGCTGCGCGGCGCGAGCGCGAGTTCCCCATTCTCGCGGAAACGGCGCGCGAGTGCCTCCAGGACGTCTACGACATGCCGGCCCTGCACGAGCTGATGGACCAGGTGCAGGCGGGGTCGGTGCGCCTGGTGGAGGCGCAAACGTCCGTGCCGTCGCCCTTCGCCGCGCCCCTGCTGTTCGGTTACGTGGGCGAGCATCTCTATGCGGGCGATCTGCCGCACGCCGAGCAGCGCGCGTCGCTGCTGTCGCTCGACCCCACGCTGCTCGGCGAGCTGCTGGGCTCCGCCGACCTGGGCGAGGTGCTCGATGCGGAGGTGACCGACGACGTGGAGTCCAGCTTGCAGCGCCTCGCCGCCGACCGGCGCGTGCGCGGCGTCGAGGGCGTGGCCGACCTGCTGCGCGTGCTGGGGCCGCTGTCCGTCGAGGACGTGGCGCAGCGGCTCGAGCCGACGGTTGACGCCGAGGCGGGGGACGCAACCGCGGTCGAAGAGGATGCGCGCGCGGCGCTCGAGGAGCTTTATGCGGCGCATCGCGCGTTCCCGGTCGCCATCGGCGGCGTCGAGCGCTGGGCGGCGACGGACGATGCCCAGCGCCTCCGCGACGGGCTGGGATCGACGATCCCGCCATGGGCGAGCGCGGGAGCGGATGCGGAACTCCAAGAGGAGGAGGGCGCGCGCCATCCTCTCGACGAGCTGCTGGCGCGATACGCGAGCACGCACGGCCCGTTCTCCGCCGAGGCGGCGGCCGCGCGCTTCGGCGTCGGCGTCGCCGTCGCGCACGACAGCCTCGTGCGCCTCGCGTCGGCGGGGCGCCTCATGCAGGGTCGTTTCGGCGAGGACAGCGATGGGCGCGTGCTCGCGTGGGTCGACGCCGGCGTGTTTCGGCGCCTGCGCTCGCTGTCGTTGGCGCGGGCGCGCCGCGCCGTGCAAGCCGTGGGCCAAGACGCGTACCTGCGCTTCCTGCTCGACTGCCAGGGCGTAGGCCCGCTCGGCGAGGAAGGCTTTGAGGGTGTCGACGGGGTTGCCCAGGTGATCGCGCAGTTCGAGGGCGTGTTTTTGCCTGCCGGCGCATGGGAGGGGCACGTGTTCCCCAGCCGCGTGCGCGACTGGCGCCCGGGAATGCTCGACGAGCTGCTGGCATCCGGCGACGTGGTGTGGGCGGGAGCCCGCCGCGAGGGCGATGACGAGGACGCGCCGCCCTCGCGGCCGTCCGAGAGCCGCAGCCGCGGCGGGCGAGAGCGCGAGGGAGTCGGACTCGTCGCGTTCTTTCCCACGGACTCGCCGTTCGCGCCCGTGCAGGCCGACCTGGCCGACGCGCCCTCCGACGTGCCGGATGCGGCGTCGTCGACGGTGCCGCCGACCGTCGAGCAGGCGGTGGTGGACGCGCTCGGGTTCGGCGGCGGGCTGTTCTTCCGCCAGATCGTCGATGCGGTGCGGCGTCGGCTCGCGCCCGAGTTCGTCGACGAGGCGGCCGTGGCCGTGGTCATGCGCGAGCTCATGTGGGACGGTCGCGCGACGAACGACACGTTCGCGCCCGTGCGCGCCGCCCTCGATGCTGCGGGCAGCGCGGGGCCCAAGCCGTGTAGCGCGCCGAAGCGCCGCGTGAGCAGCCGTCGGTCGGGCCTGCGCCCGGCCGACCAGTCGGTGATGAGGGGCATCGCGTCGGCGCAGGCCGCCGTGGGCGCGGCGCTCTCGGGGCGCTGGTCGCTCACGATGCCGTCGCCTGCGAACGACACGGTGCGCGCCATCGCGCTCGTGGAGTCCATGCTCGACCGCTACGGCGTGATCTCGCGCGACGTGGCGCAACTGTCGGGCGTGCCGGGCGGCTTGGGGGCGTTGTTCCCGGTTCTGCGTCAGATGGAGGACACGGGCGAGGTGCTGCGCGGCGCGTTCGTGCAGGGGCTCGGTCCCGCGCAGTTCGCCGCGCGTCAAACCGTCGACGTGCTGCGCACGTACGAGGCGAACGACGACGCCGCCGCGCGCTCCGAGACGGTGGTGCTCGCCGCCGACGATCCCGCCAGCCTGTTCGGGGCGGGCATCCCCTGGCCGCCGGTCGCCTTCGGCGACGGCGCGCCGCAAGCGGAGCGCCCGGCGCGCCCGACGCGGCGCGCGGGCGGCCTCGTCGTCGTGCGCGGGGGCGCGGCGGTGCTGTACGCCGCGCCGGCTCTGCGCTCGCTGCTGTCGTTCACGCACGATGGCGAAGCGCTCGCCGACGCCGTGCGCGCGCTCGTGGCGCACGAGAAGCGCGCGCTCAAGCGCGCCGGCGCCGAGGGAGCCCGCAAGAAGGTGGTGGTCGAGTCGTTCAACGACCAACCCGTGCTGGCCACCCCGGTGGCCGACCTGCTGCGAGAGGAGGGCCTCGTCCGCCTCCCCGACGGTTTCCGGCTCTACGTCGATCCGTTCCGATAG
- a CDS encoding response regulator transcription factor: MKILIADDERDLCDAVRKIVERRGHACLAVLDGGAVLETYRREHPDLVILDVMMPEVNGFDLCREIRELDAKVPIIMLSAKSDIVDKSIGFAAGCDDYVAKPFNGQELLMRIEAGLRRASISESGETGRRSRAIVRVGDMEIRLKKNEVLVHGAYVNLTPKEFQIIAFLVNHLGEVFTAQSIIENVWGPSYMPESASIAVFVRKIRNKIEDDPSKPRYLQTVWREGYRLGDESMIGSGEDMTHDDPIR, translated from the coding sequence ATGAAGATACTGATTGCCGATGACGAACGCGATCTGTGCGATGCCGTTCGCAAGATCGTAGAGCGGCGGGGCCACGCGTGCCTCGCGGTGCTCGACGGGGGAGCGGTGCTCGAGACGTACCGCCGCGAGCACCCCGATCTCGTCATCCTCGATGTTATGATGCCCGAGGTCAACGGGTTCGACCTATGTCGGGAGATTCGCGAGCTCGATGCGAAGGTGCCCATCATCATGCTGTCGGCGAAGAGCGACATCGTGGACAAGAGCATCGGGTTCGCCGCCGGCTGCGACGATTACGTGGCGAAGCCCTTCAATGGCCAAGAGCTGCTCATGCGCATCGAGGCGGGGCTGCGCCGCGCCTCGATCAGCGAATCGGGCGAAACGGGACGTCGCAGCCGCGCGATCGTGCGCGTGGGCGACATGGAGATCCGCCTCAAGAAGAACGAGGTGCTCGTGCACGGCGCGTACGTCAACCTCACGCCCAAGGAGTTCCAAATCATCGCGTTTCTCGTGAACCACCTCGGCGAGGTGTTCACCGCTCAGAGCATCATCGAGAACGTGTGGGGCCCGTCGTACATGCCCGAATCTGCAAGCATCGCCGTGTTCGTCCGCAAGATCCGCAACAAGATCGAGGACGATCCCTCGAAGCCGCGCTACCTACAAACCGTATGGCGCGAAGGGTACCGCCTGGGAGACGAGAGCATGATCGGCTCCGGAGAAGACATGACGCACGACGATCCGATTCGCTAG
- a CDS encoding ATP-binding protein, whose amino-acid sequence MNRKDARAPRGRRTLIVQYVVLMTCIASVLVVAYSAWSYGEQTRQIEEQMLSEARVLEKSVQATWDFIDYEQPNINYDRDGTYNFKGLYCSLVGKSVGKLFSMSTDYQYTLRYTRNDPRNALDEPDAFERAALDSFYAEGSEEYYDVVDDGQGGKNFRYVGAIYLTESCMDCHGGPKGELDVTGFEKEGLAVGDIGGAVSITAPAGLYQAGIDLNTGRTVLFFVLFLSVAFGASVLFFRRNVTAPIAHLEDAMVDMGRGNLKVDIDDVGRTRELNDLAEGVRAMAGELDALYTTLEEKVDTRTRLYREANEMLEEQRERIARANELLAETNAKLQQENEYRTNIVAILSHELRTPLTAILAFVDLWETSGEVHSEESRECIAKVKTHSLTLLEMVSNVLDMVRVESGALDIACETIDLVDLVRSVADVADPIAQNKGITVASRIDGDVPLVKGDWSQIEKILGNLMSNAVKFTEEGGHVSFDTMFDAAKGCVVFSVSDDGIGIAQERLDGIFDRFVQADASISRKYRGSGLGLSLVKKTAQALGGDVRVESALGVGSTFTVTLPVEVVEEDEFDEDTDCR is encoded by the coding sequence ATGAATCGAAAAGACGCGCGTGCGCCTCGGGGGAGGCGCACGCTGATCGTGCAGTACGTCGTGCTCATGACGTGCATCGCTTCGGTGCTGGTGGTGGCGTACAGCGCGTGGTCGTACGGCGAACAGACGCGCCAGATCGAGGAGCAGATGCTGTCGGAAGCGCGCGTGCTAGAGAAGTCCGTGCAAGCTACCTGGGATTTCATCGACTACGAGCAGCCCAACATCAACTACGATCGCGATGGGACGTACAACTTCAAAGGGCTGTACTGCTCGCTCGTGGGCAAGAGCGTGGGGAAGCTGTTCTCCATGAGCACCGACTACCAGTACACGTTGCGCTATACGCGCAACGACCCTCGCAACGCTCTCGACGAGCCCGACGCGTTCGAGCGGGCGGCTCTCGACAGCTTCTACGCTGAGGGGAGCGAGGAGTACTACGACGTCGTCGATGACGGTCAGGGCGGCAAGAACTTCCGCTACGTGGGCGCCATCTACCTGACCGAGAGCTGCATGGATTGCCACGGCGGTCCGAAAGGCGAGCTCGACGTGACCGGGTTCGAGAAGGAGGGGCTGGCGGTCGGCGACATCGGCGGAGCGGTCAGCATCACGGCTCCCGCAGGACTGTACCAAGCGGGCATCGATCTCAACACGGGGCGCACGGTGCTGTTCTTCGTGCTGTTCCTCTCGGTCGCGTTCGGAGCCAGCGTCCTGTTCTTCAGGCGTAACGTGACCGCGCCCATAGCCCATCTCGAAGATGCCATGGTCGACATGGGCCGCGGCAACCTCAAGGTGGATATCGACGACGTGGGACGCACGCGCGAGTTGAACGACCTGGCCGAGGGCGTGCGCGCCATGGCCGGAGAGCTCGATGCGCTGTACACCACGCTCGAGGAGAAGGTGGACACCCGGACGAGGCTGTATCGGGAAGCCAACGAGATGCTCGAGGAGCAGCGGGAGCGGATCGCCCGAGCCAACGAGCTGCTCGCGGAAACGAACGCGAAGCTGCAGCAGGAGAACGAGTACCGCACGAACATCGTGGCCATCCTGAGCCACGAGCTGCGCACGCCCTTGACGGCCATCCTCGCATTCGTGGATCTGTGGGAGACGTCGGGGGAGGTGCATAGCGAAGAGAGCCGAGAGTGCATCGCGAAGGTGAAAACGCACAGCTTGACCTTGCTGGAGATGGTCAGCAACGTGTTGGACATGGTGCGGGTGGAGTCGGGTGCGCTCGATATCGCATGCGAGACGATCGACCTGGTCGACTTGGTTCGATCGGTGGCTGACGTCGCCGATCCCATCGCTCAAAACAAGGGAATAACCGTTGCGTCGCGCATCGACGGCGATGTGCCGCTCGTCAAAGGCGACTGGTCCCAGATCGAGAAGATACTGGGAAACCTCATGAGCAACGCCGTGAAGTTCACCGAAGAAGGAGGGCACGTGTCGTTCGACACGATGTTCGACGCGGCGAAGGGATGCGTCGTGTTCTCGGTGTCCGACGACGGCATCGGAATCGCGCAAGAGCGCCTCGACGGCATTTTCGATCGGTTCGTGCAGGCGGATGCTTCGATATCGCGCAAGTACCGAGGGAGCGGCTTGGGGCTGTCTTTGGTGAAGAAGACGGCGCAAGCGCTCGGCGGCGACGTGCGGGTGGAAAGCGCTTTGGGGGTTGGCAGCACGTTCACGGTGACCTTGCCCGTCGAAGTGGTAGAGGAGGATGAGTTCGATGAAGATACTGATTGCCGATGA
- a CDS encoding 4Fe-4S dicluster domain-containing protein, with translation MAMKQVGFYYDQTRCAGCKTCQVACKDKNRLEVGTVLREVRSYQVGAFPSVKMYHFAATCNHCQVPACKDVCPVGAITKNEDDGTVVIDHEACIGCSSCVNACPYGVPRIDEKSGLSHKCDGCIELRAQGYQPACVEACPYRALAFGDIEELRAQHGSDLVTEIPAMGAGKTGPNTLIKPRAVAVEELGVPIVL, from the coding sequence ATGGCCATGAAGCAAGTGGGGTTCTACTACGACCAAACCCGGTGCGCCGGATGCAAGACTTGCCAGGTAGCGTGCAAGGACAAGAATCGCCTTGAGGTGGGAACGGTGCTGCGCGAAGTTCGTTCGTACCAGGTAGGCGCGTTCCCAAGCGTAAAGATGTATCATTTCGCCGCCACCTGCAACCACTGCCAGGTGCCCGCCTGCAAAGACGTGTGCCCGGTCGGCGCCATCACGAAGAACGAGGACGATGGCACGGTGGTCATCGACCATGAGGCGTGCATCGGCTGCTCATCGTGCGTGAACGCCTGCCCGTACGGCGTGCCGCGCATCGACGAGAAGTCGGGGCTCTCGCACAAGTGCGACGGATGCATCGAGTTGCGCGCGCAGGGCTATCAGCCGGCCTGCGTGGAAGCGTGCCCGTACCGCGCGCTCGCGTTCGGCGATATCGAGGAGCTCAGGGCCCAGCACGGAAGCGACCTGGTAACCGAGATTCCCGCTATGGGGGCGGGGAAGACGGGGCCCAACACGCTCATCAAGCCACGTGCGGTAGCCGTTGAGGAGCTGGGCGTGCCGATCGTGCTGTAG
- a CDS encoding molybdopterin-dependent oxidoreductase produces MGSLIQEVSGKVLSRRGFVAGSAALAASLAASSSLVACQPGDRQQVEQAAESAEGEGVWISAACWHNCGGRCVNRVLMKDGVVVRQGSDTSHEDSFEWLQQRGCPRGRSQQQQCFGADRLKYPMKRKSWQPGGGEASHGELRGKDEWERISWDEAIGYIAEEVTRIYDSYGPRAVVGNGGPGIEQVLAKLGGYLEVSDTSSCGTYSFNVSKLGLPAMDLGETNDRFDLKNAETIVIVGGNSVWSSGGTTMNNFNQAVEAGVKFVYVGPSYNATAAYFDARWIPIYPGTDTAFLLGVAYEMLQQDVVDREFLNAYCVGFDADHMPEDATLDENFEDYLLGAYDGQPKNAAWASAICGAPEEDIVWFAETIGKDHKVMLFHNYALARCTSADNVPQLFMTVGAMGGHMGKSGHAMGGAYKTFAGTHGPTLVSYGDTGVKAMANPIKEYITAPLLWQSLLDGSFNSTGKAYSDEFNAQDVKQADVKYLSFEGAARVQNTPSSVTAIEAIRTMDFVTCSSHFFNAQAKYADIVLPITTEWERVGGFPGHQRSRETVIVYTQVTEPLYEAKTDQEIGTMLAEKLGLDAKELWPISEKQQFFNQILGCTFVDQAGEDQVLVTVTQEDIDAWGCEGRPQEGVVGLDEFLKNGCYTIKRAEGDAYVRIGYQDYIEDPEANPRPSDSGKFEIYCQYKADTLNSMGYSPDGTFKPYPNYVAAPEGREGAFVDGVVGGEPSAYPFVVYNPHYLRRAHPVLDNAPWLREAWPNPVFLNASDAAAKGVSDGDTVRVFNAHGATLRTASVTEIVIPGCVGLPHGAWLDYDEEAGIDRAGTDNVLCGTVTSGMGTSGYNNYNCDFERYDGEALAADCTLPQRIVSLD; encoded by the coding sequence ATGGGAAGCCTCATCCAAGAGGTGTCGGGCAAGGTGCTCAGTCGTCGCGGGTTCGTCGCCGGCAGCGCGGCCCTCGCCGCGTCGCTTGCGGCGTCGTCGTCGCTCGTGGCCTGTCAGCCCGGCGATCGGCAGCAGGTGGAGCAAGCGGCCGAGTCCGCCGAAGGCGAGGGCGTTTGGATTTCCGCGGCCTGCTGGCACAATTGCGGCGGCCGTTGCGTCAATCGCGTGCTCATGAAGGACGGCGTGGTCGTTCGTCAGGGCAGCGACACGTCGCACGAGGACAGCTTCGAATGGCTGCAGCAGCGCGGGTGCCCGCGCGGCCGTTCGCAGCAGCAACAGTGCTTCGGAGCGGATCGCTTGAAGTATCCCATGAAGCGCAAAAGCTGGCAGCCCGGCGGCGGCGAGGCATCGCATGGCGAGCTGCGCGGCAAGGACGAATGGGAGCGCATCAGCTGGGACGAAGCCATCGGCTACATAGCCGAAGAGGTGACGCGTATCTACGATTCTTACGGCCCGCGTGCCGTCGTGGGCAACGGAGGCCCTGGCATCGAGCAGGTGCTGGCGAAGCTGGGCGGCTACCTCGAGGTGTCGGATACCAGTTCGTGCGGCACGTATTCGTTCAACGTGTCGAAGTTGGGTTTGCCGGCGATGGATCTGGGCGAGACGAACGACCGCTTCGATCTGAAGAACGCCGAAACCATCGTCATCGTGGGAGGCAACTCCGTATGGTCGTCGGGCGGCACGACCATGAACAACTTCAACCAGGCCGTCGAGGCGGGAGTGAAGTTCGTGTACGTCGGGCCTTCGTACAACGCCACAGCCGCGTACTTCGATGCTCGCTGGATACCCATATACCCGGGAACCGACACGGCGTTCTTGCTGGGCGTCGCGTACGAGATGCTCCAGCAAGACGTGGTCGACCGGGAGTTCCTCAATGCGTACTGCGTCGGATTCGATGCCGATCATATGCCCGAGGACGCAACGCTCGACGAAAACTTCGAGGACTACCTGCTGGGAGCATACGATGGCCAACCGAAGAACGCCGCGTGGGCGAGCGCCATCTGCGGTGCCCCAGAGGAAGATATCGTGTGGTTCGCGGAAACGATCGGCAAGGACCACAAGGTCATGCTGTTCCACAACTATGCGCTTGCGCGTTGCACCAGCGCCGATAACGTTCCGCAGCTTTTCATGACCGTGGGCGCCATGGGCGGCCATATGGGGAAGTCGGGCCATGCGATGGGCGGTGCCTACAAGACGTTCGCGGGAACGCACGGCCCCACGCTGGTCTCGTACGGAGACACGGGCGTTAAGGCGATGGCGAACCCTATCAAGGAGTACATCACGGCGCCGCTCTTGTGGCAGAGCCTGCTCGACGGGTCGTTCAACAGCACGGGCAAAGCGTATTCGGACGAATTCAACGCCCAGGACGTCAAGCAGGCCGACGTCAAGTACCTGTCGTTCGAGGGCGCCGCACGCGTGCAGAACACGCCTTCGTCGGTGACCGCCATCGAGGCCATCCGCACGATGGACTTCGTCACCTGCTCGTCCCACTTCTTCAACGCTCAGGCGAAATACGCCGACATCGTGCTGCCCATCACCACGGAATGGGAGCGCGTGGGCGGGTTCCCCGGCCATCAGCGCAGCCGTGAGACCGTGATCGTCTACACCCAGGTTACCGAACCGCTGTACGAAGCGAAGACCGACCAGGAGATCGGGACGATGCTCGCCGAGAAGCTCGGCCTCGACGCGAAGGAACTGTGGCCGATCAGCGAGAAGCAGCAGTTCTTCAACCAGATTCTCGGCTGTACGTTCGTCGATCAGGCGGGCGAGGATCAGGTTCTCGTCACGGTCACGCAGGAGGATATAGACGCGTGGGGGTGCGAAGGCAGGCCGCAAGAGGGCGTTGTGGGTTTGGACGAGTTCCTGAAGAACGGCTGCTACACCATCAAGCGAGCCGAAGGAGATGCCTACGTGCGCATCGGGTACCAGGACTATATCGAAGATCCCGAAGCGAACCCGCGTCCCAGCGATTCCGGCAAGTTCGAGATCTACTGCCAGTACAAGGCGGACACGCTGAACAGCATGGGCTACAGCCCCGACGGCACGTTCAAGCCGTATCCGAACTACGTAGCCGCGCCCGAAGGCCGCGAGGGCGCCTTCGTCGACGGCGTCGTCGGCGGGGAGCCGAGCGCGTATCCGTTCGTGGTGTACAACCCGCATTACCTCCGTCGCGCGCATCCCGTGCTCGACAACGCTCCGTGGTTGCGCGAAGCCTGGCCCAACCCCGTGTTCCTCAACGCGTCCGATGCCGCCGCGAAGGGCGTGTCGGACGGCGATACGGTGCGGGTGTTCAATGCGCACGGCGCCACGCTGCGGACGGCTTCGGTGACCGAGATCGTGATCCCGGGCTGCGTCGGCCTGCCTCACGGCGCGTGGCTCGACTACGACGAGGAGGCTGGCATCGACCGTGCCGGCACCGACAACGTGCTGTGCGGCACGGTGACGAGCGGCATGGGCACGTCGGGATACAACAACTACAACTGCGATTTCGAACGTTACGACGGCGAGGCGCTCGCTGCCGATTGCACGCTGCCTCAGCGCATCGTGTCGCTGGACTAA